GGTGTGTAGGGGTCCGGGGCGTGTTACTTCATCGATGTGACGACGTGCATTTGCCAATCGATTACGCGAACATTGCGCATATTTGCGCGTACGCCATTCCGTTCACCCGTTGCCGGATGCaatttttcggttttttttaaatgcaaaaacGGATTATCTTTCCACAAGGATTTCGCCGACATTACTTGGGGATGACCCAAAAGTAATGCGTACGAAGTGTCGGTCCACCAATGGTCACAACCGGTGATCAGCAAATGCGTTGAATGTGCTTCTCGCCGGTGTGTCTGTTGTGTCTTTTTTGTGAAAGTGAAGCGATAATTTTTTCGAACAACTTTCGTTCGTTCCCAAGTgtatggtttgtgtgtgtatgtgttcatTTCGTCCTCATCTGCTATCTTTCTACGTGTAGGGGCACCGCGCTTTGCTTCCGACCGCGAATTTCCTCCAGTGGCTAGTGACAAAAGGGTGCTAATCAatcatatattttttcttcaattttacCTTCTCCAGTGGCAGTGGTAGTTATTTTTAGTGGTAAATTTACTGCGTGATTGTTTGtgtgagtttattttttttaccgttGCTGTTTTCGTGCCTCGAgctgttctattttttttttttgctgaccaCTTCATCTCCATCCAGTGAAGAAATTGAAAGCACAtgaaattttcaaacattgtGCACAAGTGAACTGGAAAATCGAGGTTGAGAAAACGGGATCATCGGAACAACAACACTACAAAGGTAGGTAGGAGCATTattcttaattttatttaatttaatgttagCTTGTAATGGTAAACCTGAGTAGATGTGATAAGAATCAGCAGCATTTCAGCGCGAAAttcatttataaaaaaaatcatgttttagTATCACGtgatttttgttatatttgttATCATTTAAAGTTAGCTTAATAACCTTCGAGTttctaaaaacaaaccaaagatGTTTGGTGTTCTACAATTCCTACACAACTTTTTTATGTCGTTTTGGCGTGTAAGGTCAATCTCTGGCATCAAACTATCAATTATTACACAGTACTGATCTCAGATCAGAAAATATATTGTTTCGGTGATTGTGGCACCTTCATGCAGGCGCTAACGCCTAACGGCTAACCGTGTATCAGCTGTGTGTACTCTTTTTCTATCATTGTTGCCATACAAAATTCAGATCTTCGGTCAGctcagaataaaaaaatcggACAAATTATGTCTATTTTCCGCTAAACTTCCGTAGGAGCAAAATTGATCCATGTTTTTGGTGTTATTTCGTGTTGGAGTGTGGTGTATGGAGATGCTTTGTTAGGAAAGTGAAAGACGCTTAAAAggggtttatttttgttttcaatttaatcCACCTCCCGAGCATTCGATGAAAAAGTGGGTCAACAATGTTTTTAAAGTTGGCAGAAAACATCGCAGATTAAACTAGACATGATAATTACGGCTTGAgtagaaataatttaaatagaaaccagaaaataaaataaaaagaattataaaaaaatcgcACCCCAAAAAACTCATTCGGCAAAAGGAAAACCCCCGATTGTGGTAGATTTCGGTTTCTTTCGGATCATCGCAGcaagataaacaaaaccacTTAAGCACGCTGCGCTTGTGCCAAATTTCACCGTTGCAAATTGTGCGATGAATATGCACGGTCGCAAAATAACACCTCTCACCACGAATCAACGGCATTCTTCGGCTAGCACCAATGAAAGTTTCTGCAAGCCCCATGTATTGGAGTGTGTTTTAATGTTGCCTGTGTCATTAGTGATGCGCTGAACCTAGTGTCTAGCATATGAAGCTTTCAATTAAAACTGTAATTTGTCAGATGTTATACGAGCGAGCCGAGGTGTCGTTGGTCGATTGCGCATTTATTGCAAGGCTTGAACGTAAACAGCTTAAGTGTGTACACGCTCTTAGTAGCAAGCAGCTACTATTAAGCAACCGGTTGTCCTCCCGGATGGCGCTGGAAGGTTGCTAATGTTACCCTTGCTCGTTCGAGTTCCACCACCTATACAAGAACCACTCTAAGAAACTGTCTCATTCCGACCGCGGGATGACGGGTGAGGGGCCGTCGTTGAAAGTAAATTACCTTGACTTGTCCGAAGGACTAAGGCTCAGTGGCGGTTTCGCGGGACACCCGCGGCACTGGGGGCAGCGTGATGAATGGGTAAACGCATTTAAAACCGAACACAATCTGTTTGCTAACTGGTTGTATGCAGGagaaaaaatctttaaaattaaatcaaacgcTAATGTGTCTACTTAATGCATATTAAAGGAAAGCAATTGGCGTTCAAAGTACACCGTTTTATACAGTGTAAGGGTTACATTATTAACCacaaacatacgcacacatTCGCATACCCTACACAAGCAAACTTATTACGTACTTGTCTAGTAGCTCCATCACCTCCACCTCAACTACCGTAAAAGGAGGTGAAATGATGATACTTTATTGTTTCGTTGCTTTAATCGCGAATGCGCACGGCGCGATTGCCACTTTTGCAATGCGTGGAGCTCTCGAACGCGTGCACAGGACCATGGCATGGTCCGGAGTTGAATAACGAAAAAGAAGGTCAGTCTTGTACGCCTCAAGACGATAGGAGAGAGGGTAACGATGTTATGGATGATGGTTTTCACTACCGAGTCTCGATCGAGCAGAGACCGCTTGATCACACCTAGCTTAGGTGCGAACACACCTACAGATCTCGGTTACCGCTGGGGTTAAGGCTGATGTGGGTCAAGAATGTGATGAAAAGAATTCGTACGCACGCCTTAATGTAGTGGTAATGTAAATTCATCACACGTCTTCATAATTGCAGCACGCCATAAAAATGCGCCATTCGCACGCAAAATATTTTCGACGATCGACAACGAGCAACCGGAGGAGCAGTGAGAATCTTGTTCTTAGCGGTTTGGTGTAGTGTTTTAGAACGCGATGAATTCTTAATGAGCGAAGAgcgttgatgctgctgctgctgctgttgttgtggttgtctGTGGTCAAGATTGTCTATGGCCGGGTGGGAACTGTGTCAATTGGAATTGGATATGTGTTAGCATACAAAGCGATCGTGCGGTTCTGAAAGTGAAAAGCAAAGAATTCGGATAAAGGCTTCGTGCCTCAGCATTATTAATGTTAACTAGCTGTTTACTAACTATGTGAAGGTTTTAATTAGTTTGCTtcaaaatggttttttttgttggtctgCAAAAAAGAGGTTGGTCCCACTCAATCAAACACTATTTACGGCTGAATGTGGTCTAATTTTGTAAATAGCATCTTCGTagatacgtttttttttgttattgttgcacCTTTAAGCCGCCGTTAAATGATAATGTAAAAGAGATGTTGAGTTACTTAAGTCTTGCCATAAATTTACCATCTTGACAACTCGTTAACATTATTCATCCCTCTAATCACCGCTAGTGGTCTTTCGAGCAGTACACGCCTCATTTTTTATATGTGATACATCTGGAAAGCTTGAAGAAGActgtttctctctttttgttaaaaattacataaaatccTCCGACATGCGGACGGTTCAAGAAAGGGCATGAAATGAATAGTGCGGTGGGGGACGTAATGGTTGCTATTAGATGAAGCATTGCTGGACCCCTCGGTACGCTTTCGTTTGAAGGAGTCGTCGTAAAAGATGAGATGATACCGTCGTTCGGACGTTTACCACTATGACGCAATCGTGCGCAAGAAGCTCTTTTAGATGTAcagagacaaacaaaaaaagccggCCGCGTTGTTGACGACCATGACACAAGAGGCCTTGGATATGCAATACGTTTAGTGATGCGATCAGGTTGAAGAGGGAAGAGGAGGTTAAGGGTATGTCTTACGCTTAAGTTAGTTGGCTTATAATGTTTAAGAAAAAAAGTAGGATGAAGTAGAAGATTCGCGTCGAATTTGGAAGATAGTAAagaaactttattttttttagcaaaaccaaAACTTAATTAGCATTAAATATTACGGTCGTAGGAGAATCCTCATATCCACTCATATAATTtgttatcttcttcttcttctttggcacaacaaccgttgtcggtcaaggcccgCCTGTtcccacttgtgggcttggctttcagtgactaattgatttccccccatagcaggatagtcagtcctacgtatggcggcacggtctatttagggtttgaacccatgacgggcatgttgttgagtcgtacgagttgacgactgtactacgagaccggctaataATATATCATTATTAATTTGATAATTTGTTATATcattcaaaaataataatattcttTTGCATTTAGATCCCAAATCGTGCTCCACAATATATACAATATTTTGCCGTCTTGAAAGATGTGTTTTGGAGATATTGTaataggtttcatcattttgttgtGGAAGTTTATTGGAAAAATATTGGGATTGAAAAAATGAccaaattaaaatgaaaaatacaagtcattttgttaaaatatttaagacaaatgtttaaaaccaaacaaataatttgtttgacATATTTGTGTTGCAATTATAACTTGCATTTGTTATAAAATCTGGCGACATCATTCGAGCAACCCTGTACCACCGATTAGATCAGATTTGCTTGTTTTGATGTATCGACTTAGAGCAAGCATGCATGCGATACATTGATAGACCACCGCCTAATGCATCACTACACGAGCTGTCAAATAATAAACTGTCAGAACAATCAGCTGTGGTTTAAAAAACCGCCGAACGGCACAGGTACAAGGAGTCGCGTCCCATTAAATGTTCCGAGTGTGCAAGGTGTCGATCAAAAGTTTTCATTATGAAAGATATAACGTTTATTTCTTCGAGTTATATTTCCCTGCGCGAAGCGTTCCTCAGCGTGCCTGTACCGGCGAATCAGTTCAGTCTTCTAATGCCCACGCAGGACAATGAACCGTAAGTGCTAAACTGACTACAAGAAAAGATGGCTAGATTGTGCAACATTCTTTCTACCTATTTGCAGCGTTGGATGTGAAACGTTGGACGACATTTACGAAGTGTTTGCATTGCACAGTTTGAACTGCAGTTTGGAGGAGTTCCAGGTGATAGACAAACAACtgtttaattgcatttttggaACGAAATTTCCCGCTCATTTGCTCGGTGGCGGCCTCAATAAGCTCAGCTTGTCAGAGCCGGCTGTAGTCAACAAAGCCAAGGAGCAAACGGTGTGCAAAACGCGCACCATCGCTGGACGTCCTTCGTGGCGCATTTCACTGGGTACGAAGCTAGACCCAAAGCCAGCATCAGCTGCCAAGCTACCGGAGTGGTTAGTTGGAACGGAAGTTCGTCAGAAACTTTACAATATGGAAGCACTAGACGGTACCGGAAAAAGGTTCGACCTGATGCTCATGGGCGTAGGCGAGCCGAAAGCGTCCCGCGAGAATGGTAAAGAGAACCTTGTCGCCAAATCAAACGAAGGTTTAGGGAAGAATATTAAGCAACATATCGCTGTACCCCCAAAAGCAGTGCCGGCTAGCCATACTCGAGGCAATGTTCCGGTTGTCAGGTCAACGAGAGAAGCCTTGTTAAGCATAGGGTTGAATGAAAACGTTACCCTGCTATCGGACAAACTTATGCAACATTTTAACAAACTATCTAACGTTGGCGTTCCAGTACTGAGAAGCAACAGTGGGCCAAATATTGGCGTGAAAGTGCGCCGGAAACAGCAGCTAGGTGCACCTTCTACCATCACTGCACCTACGCCAGCGAAACAGAGAAGAATGTCCACCGTGAAGGATTTGACAGGCGATCGGAGGGTAGTGCTTGGTGCAGGTACTTCCGCACTGTCCCATGATGAAAACGCAAACGTCTGCCAAGCGGGGGTCAAAGATAGTCGGAATACCCGTAAACAAGTTT
This is a stretch of genomic DNA from Anopheles merus strain MAF chromosome 2R, AmerM5.1, whole genome shotgun sequence. It encodes these proteins:
- the LOC121588809 gene encoding uncharacterized protein LOC121588809, with amino-acid sequence MKDITFISSSYISLREAFLSVPVPANQFSLLMPTQDNEPVGCETLDDIYEVFALHSLNCSLEEFQVIDKQLFNCIFGTKFPAHLLGGGLNKLSLSEPAVVNKAKEQTVCKTRTIAGRPSWRISLGTKLDPKPASAAKLPEWLVGTEVRQKLYNMEALDGTGKRFDLMLMGVGEPKASRENGKENLVAKSNEGLGKNIKQHIAVPPKAVPASHTRGNVPVVRSTREALLSIGLNENVTLLSDKLMQHFNKLSNVGVPVLRSNSGPNIGVKVRRKQQLGAPSTITAPTPAKQRRMSTVKDLTGDRRVVLGAGTSALSHDENANVCQAGVKDSRNTRKQVSKRILRKSTINQKTVGQTRERTNGMKR